ATACTCGACACCCTCGTAAACGAAGGACTCATAGTAATGAGTGTCCTTGTTCTTCACACCAACTCCCCTCTTCTTGCCCCACTTAAAATCTATCACTTCTCCAACATTTTCCGATGATGATAATGGGCGTGACATCTTCTACTCACAAATGCAAAAACCTGagacataataaataaatcagaCACTATTTAAAGCAATAAATCATAAGAAAAACAGCGTAGGGTGAATATGAAAGATGAACAGTTAACTAAAGGGTAAGCGACAACATAGTGAAAAGAGAAACTAAAGAAAGCGAGAGTGTTTTCGTTGGTTCACTAACTCACTCACCAAAGGAGTGGTGAAATTTTTCTGTAATAGAAAGAAAGCTTAAGTTGAGTGTGTCACCTTTGATTGGCGCTAAGTGCTTCTTCCATTTGAAGCAAACATGCACAACATAATAAGCGTTTGATTGTTGAGAGGTTGTTAGAAGCAGAAAATGGAAATGGGGTTTGCATGTTTGGTTGATGAGTGAGTGTGAGAGTGGAGGAAGGAgggaatgaaaaatgaaaacgaCGTCGCTTCTCATTGTCCGTACAGGGCTTGAGTTGACAAGTCGTGTAGGCATGGTGGTCGTGAGGTGTGGGCAATAACTGCATTTCGAATCTCCTTTCCAAGATTTTCTCGTTTCAATCCGCAATTTTTTCTgttaccataaaaaaatataaatatatattggaTAAGAGTatggtttttattttagatagaTGGAATCAagcttttgaaattatttttaaacaatatttaaaatgattaaattccCAATTTAAATTGAAGCTACTTACTTTATAATCCGAATATCTAATTTTGCATTCTGTATTGCATTGTTATTAGTTTGCATTATTAAtgacaatatattattatttctttaacaGTTTTTCTTTGAATTAGGTTTCACTTCTTTTACAAAATGTTCATTTTCTGGTCATTCAAATTTTATCTTTCTAGCATCTTTACCtcttaaactttaatataaataaaaataatatcaggttgaaaaacttgtattaaaaattaaattaccaaCAATTAATCATTGTTTATGACTTAAAATATGAGCATAGagtattttcaacttttatataaaactgTTTTGTACAGGATATGTGTGCTTATGGATTACGAGCTAACGGTATAGAATATTTAAGAatgtatatgaaatatatagttcataaacatgtcaatttttttataccttCATTTCCtagtaaaataatttgttaagaaaaggacagatttttcaaattttatgatgTCTAAAAATGTATTATGCCTATTAGTTTACAAGATATACTATTATGGTATTATGACAAACCTTTTTTAATAAGACATtgataaagtttaaaataattttttttaactgcaGTGTAATCAAAAGGTCTAATTGTCGAAAACTAGATGGTAAGAGAATATACAAAAATGTAACATTAACTTGTGTGGAAGCAGTTTATACACCTCTAATCCTCCGTATACCtgaacaaacaaaatatataaatgtctctaataaattcatataacttaatttaaacTAATGGTTCAATTCGCGGTCCTAAACagcaaagataaaaattaaaaacacaaacataaaataatttctctcGAGTAGAAAATCAAgcaacattataaattaaatttacaaatggATATCTACTACTCATATCCCCGCTTTCTTTAAGGGGAAATGACAAGCAACTCAAATGAGTATAAATATCGACAACTAAAACACCTAAAGCTGACACATCAAAAACACCAAGAGATGCCTTCGATCTCTTTCTCTTGGAAGTACTATTTgcttagaaagaaagaaatgaaagaggATGATGATGCCAGGAAAATGATAGGACAAGACAGATAAGAACAAAACGCCCTACAATAATAGACGGAacctaaaaatgaaaaacctatTGTCTTTCAGAGTTATATACATTGAAAAGTTTATTAATAAAGGGTGATATAGCCGCAAGCAACGCCATTGGACACTCTTCGTGGGGTAGATGACCACATCCGGATATCGCAACCAGTCTCTGCACGCGGAAtggaaaatagaaatattagccaacttaaaaaagaaactaataatGTGTCATGATAAATGCTAGGGAAGTTTAAAGATATGACGGTAAAAAGGGGAAATGAGAAAAGTATATTTCTCCTACTTCCATTTCCACTCCATCTTTCCTACCCTTGAACACCCTACTTCTCGTTCCCAAATTGTGGAGCATTAATAAAATACACAGAAACTAGAATACTtacagaatttaaaaatttggagGCCATTGCTTGACAATATTTCATTGAGACGAGTGAATCTTCGGCACCGGCTATGACCAACACTGGAATGTCTTCTACAGCCTGTAGCAATGTGTCTGCATTTTTTGCAGAGACGATGGTTTCCGATGACAATTTACAAATCTCGTGAAGCGCTTCATCCCATCCTTCTGCGTATAGCGGAgcctaaaattatttaagaacaGTCACGAATAACACAAGTCAAAATGAGCAAACAcgtaaaaagaagaaaatgtaacAACGTAtgtaaaactaataatataataaaaaaatatgtaaacaaATATGTGTTTATTCAATATCCCGAACGATGTAAACAAAGCATGGACTATAAGTTCCCTTCGGAAAGTGAAGTTCGTGTGAGTTCAATGATACACCCATTATCTCTAACATCAAGTAATAACCTTAAATTCTACCCAATTAATTATTTCTGCAGTTTGAAATTTGCAAAATGAAGACCATCTCCTACACAAGTAGTTTAAGGTACAGACGAAATTCATAGAAGTTACTTTTAGAAAAGAACATGTGTAAATCTAATaatatcatcaaaatttattatgcAAACTAATACATTATTATTCAATGTGCCAAAGAATGTTAAAAAAAGCATGAACCACAAGTATCCTTCGTAAAGTGTAGTTCGTTAGTTAAATATACGCCATTTATCTCTACATGaagtaataattttacattCTAAACAATTATTTCTGCAGTTTGAAACTTACAAAAGGAAGAAGAGCTATAGATGTAGTTTAAGGTACAGACGCACCTTATATAGAGTCAAAACTTCTGTTGTCAGTTTGGTAGCATCATACCATGACCGCCGATTCACCACATGGGTGATTTCTGTTCTTAGTAAGGGACGGACCAAATGTTTCTTTCCAAGAGATGTATGCAGAAGGATTTTAGCAAAGGAAGGAACAACTTCCCTTGATAAGTTAACATTTAACAATACAACCCCTTTCACTGTAACCTGAATGACAAAAACAAGCCCAGCAAATTAATCAAATGCAAAATGCACATTAATCACAAAAAATATAGCCTTAAACAGTGTGGCTATTAGCTTGATCAGAAAACTTTATGGAATGTAACAATCAAATAAAAGTCAAACCTTCACATACATAAACCTATATACAATGGAATCcagttttttttatctctctcgGTCGTTCAGTTGCATAATTACAGCATTGGACACAACAGGCGTGGATATATGAATATGTATGCAAATTATGATAGTATATTGTGATCAGACATTCATGtcgaaaataaattatttaagactacaaaaaaaattcacattgcttaattttttttaaagccCCATTTGTTAGGCTGGAAATTTTACaggaattttttattaagatacTAGCTAACACGGCTAATTGCATTGATTAAGATACTAACTGAAGTAGGAAAGCAGGAAAAAATACTCACGTTGAAAGAATTCATTGATGATTGAACTCTCTGTGCAGCCATCAGAGCAAGCAACCCTCCATCATCATGACCAATTAGAACAACCGAAGAAAATCCAATCTCAGAACAGAAAGACAAAAGGAGACCAACCTGGAAACACACAAATCAGTCAGATTTGTAATAAGATAAACCCAGATTACAAACTAAATTAGTCTTTAGGTACTTTAATCGTGTTATTCTCCCACCTAACGAATTAAACTTCCGGGTTGGGCTCTCATGTATTAAGGTAATAACAATTCctgtttcttttaaaaattgagcATGGTAAAAAAACTAAAGTGGTGACTAGTTTCTTAGGATGAGACTCTACTTCAGCGCTTAAATCGCAACATGTATGAACTGAAAGCTCCAGTATCTACTTCAAAATGAACCGTATATAAAactagagaaaataaaataactgcTCTAACAACTCATGTTAAGGATTCATAGTAATCACCTGACTTTCAAGTTTGTAAGGATTGGGCAATTCCTTTTTCTCCCAGTCCTCCCGGCTCAGTCTTGAAGTCAATCCCCAACCAGGCCTATCAAATGCCGCAACTGTGCAATTACTTTGCCGGGCTAGAGGTCCCATTACATGTCGCCAAGAGAAGACGCCTCCACCAAACCCATGTATCAAAATAATACCTACTTGACCAATGTCCTCTACATTTTGCTCCGAAGACAAAGACTCTAATTTAATGGTGTCCTCATCTTCACGAATTTCATCTAGATGCAAAACAGGGATTTCTTCATTAAGATGGGGAGAGGTTACTGGAATATCTAAAAGAGGAGCATGTAGAGATGATCCATAGAATTGATTGCTATAGCTCCGGTAGAGTTGCCGATGGGATTTTGGAGATATGCAAGTCAAATGTCTATTCAACTTTGACAAGCCCCCAGCCACTGATGAAGTGGAGCAAAATGTTGAGGACATGTTAAGTGGCGGTGAACCAGGCAAGCTGAGCTTGTAATGGAGAGTAAGACCTTGGCAGGGGATGAATAAGCTCTCTGAATCTGCAAGTAATCTAAGTGGCAGTTCTTCATCACGAGCTGTTCCAAAAGGCTTCCTTTTCATTTCACCGTCACTTTTGGGGGTTCTGCCCTCGGAGGGAACTGGAGACCGAGGGACCTTCTGATAACCAGAGAAAACATTTTTGCAGGAAAGCACCTgcttaattaaagataaataagtaaaaataaaataaaaattaccatATGTATCATCAAAATAACCAATTTAAGCTTCATAAGTTCAAAAATCTTCTTTGGAGCTGAAGGAAGAATATGTTGCCATCACCTAAATCCAAAGGGTGATGGCAACTCTATGAAAGAAACAACACTATTATGCTATTCCAATGGCTGGAAAACAAACTTACCGCTTCGGGGTCAACTCTATGAAACATGAGCTTCCTCCTTGCTCTGCAGCTGGTTCTATAAGCAACCACAGTGTGACCAAGAGCAAACACAACTGACGAGAGAAATAAGACAGGCATTCCCCATGACTTCTTTAAATGGAGTCTCTGTCTTGTGGGGGAAATAGTAGCTTCTGCTTCAATCTGAGAATTTACTGAGAAAACACAGGCTTTGACAGATAGGAGGACAATTGAGATAAAGGAAGACAGTGTCACAGTTCCAAGATAAGGACCATGCGAAAGAGCCGGGCCATCACAAATAGAATAAACACCTGCATCCATTTAAACAAACAGAAAAAAGGCACAATATGAGAACCAATCCTTTGGATATATAAAGCCACACTAGTTAACACGCAGAAAGAGACGCTACAACTAGCGCTTCCTCATACAGATTCCATAGACAGaataaatattgagaaaaatataattaatcattcAGTGATAAATTCCAGCCAAACGGTTTTAGAAAGGAGATAGTTCTGCCTCCTAATTTAagtcaaaaaatatattctcatcAACGCGCCCATCTCTGTTGAAACACAATCTGATATCTGTTTCATCAAGTACGAGAAATGATTTCCCAAAAAAACTAACGAACAGAAATATGAAggtaaaataaagcaaagtaaagAACATATGGTTCGGTAGACAAATTAAGCAACGTATCCTCCACTTTCGACACCCTtaacttcaagaaaaaaaaacgagaaaatCAAAAGTTACTATAATGTAACATCAGAAGCACGATGAGTGATCCTTTGAAAAGGATCATCATCATCTTTGTTCCACGTGATACACGATGCAAGTAAAAAAGGATAGGAATAGCGAATCATACAGATAATGATGAAGGATCGTACGACCGAAACGAGAGGAATATCCATCAAGGAGCTCTTGAAAGTGTAACGACGCAAATGCTCCTTGAAGCCGTAGCACTTGACACAGGTGAAGCTGGAAATGAGAACGCAAGGGACCAGCACGTCAACAACCGCGACGAGCACAGGCAGCGACGTCACGAGCAGCGACGCCACCAATGCCGCCACGAAGAAAACCGTCCGAGCAAACCGCCGAAGTTTCTCGAAGCACTGTCCTCCCCTCACCATCATGGCAGTTCCAACAACAATTGGAGATCCGCCAGCCGAAAACGGTGACGTggtttcaagaaaaaagaataatcGGTTAATTAATTAGTTGAGTGTTGAGAATAACAGAGATCTCCGAATCCGATATCCAACTGAAACCCTGACTTAGCTAAATTCAGTACAATGTTATCCGGCGGTGACTCGGCGGCCATTCTCGGCGGCGGAAGTTCAGTTTCGCCGGAATAATTGCGTGTTAGAGAAAATGAAAGACATGAAATAAGCGACACTAGGGTTCGAGTGGAAACGAACgaacaaagagaaagagaggggAGAAAAGTTTGAACGTTGAAAAGCCCTCTCTCAGATTTTTCACGAGTTTTGAAAATCCCCTTTGCCTTTCGCCTTCTCCaacctctttcttctttcttctttcttctttctttctctttatgttTTCCTCCTctttctcatttatttatttagtgattaatttaattgatcTCGCTATTAAATCTTTCTTTAATACTTAATAAACCACTGATTATCACTTGCTCTGTTGGCAGACGGAAAATCATCATTGGTTAATTacaatgatattatttaaaaattttaactattcAATTCAAGCACAGGCTGgcccttcttctttttttctaatgtaTGACTTCCCGTTCATTTATCCTTACACCAAATTTCACACTATTAATGCaactctttatttttaaataatacaattttaaatattatattctgtAACGCtcgttaaattttaaaacatttatgttaaattaaaataatattatttttcaagattaaaaacattgatttgaccttaaaatattatattgatgatTCTTGTATTGAAAGAATtgcttaattaatttatgtttgagataaaataaaagcattgcTCCTTCGTATTCTTATGAGCTTTGACCCAAATTGATAATTTAACATAAAGTAACATCACGAAGATCATTGCGTGCagcaaaatgaaataaataaagagaaaaattgaagTTAGTGAAAAGTGTGAGAGGAATTTTTCAATATTGCAAAAGTACAAACGGCACGATGTTCTTGAGCCATGAAACGGTCTcagttgaaattttttaattggaataTAACAGGAAGCAGGCCACGCGTGCATGTTAacaaaactttacaaatttaaaaatcagtCCCTGTAATAATTTAACTTGCGAGGTCAGAGTTGtgaatatgaatatttattcatgaatgaaaaTTAGTTTAGGAGGGTTGCAAAAGCTGTGTTTTCATCtttaattaaacctaatttgTGATTGGTAGGTAGGTGAGTtcattattcaaaaaattaaaaataaaaataaaaatggtagaTATGTTTGATTCGAAAATAGAGGGAGGAATGAGTAACCGTTATGGATTCGAGTGGGCCCCGCAAAGCATGAGTCACCGTCACCACCACTCAGTCACAGCCTGTTCTGTTCGGTTGCTTGGTGGTTGCCACGTGGGATGAGTGAGaatcattttatgttttatatactCTCTTTCTTCTGTTCTGTacgtattaaaataataataattaaattaataaataaaaaagaatttaattatttctgaACGGTTAGTCCATGCTTTCAGATTGAAGGTATCCGTTGGTTGTGCTTCCTACTTCAACGGCCTTCTTGCAGCCATATTCAAATTATTCCTccgtaaaaaattaataacaataatttaaataatttattatgattgtaAGTAATGAAATGTTGCGATTATTAAGTTTACGtatgaattttgatatatatttttctttcgaATATCTCGATGgcttgaattaaaattatataattatgttatgaCTTTAAATATTCGTGAAATTCATATTGTTCATAGTTGCCCTGATTACGACATTattgttttaatgaattaaaaataggaAGAAGAGAACACATATTTTTCAGTACGATAATAGACTAAAGATTGGTAATCAACGCCGTCACTGGTTTTAAATATTGTTCAGGAATGggaaaatgttattattattattattattattattattattttgaatatgcaataattttatttatttttctttcggCAACGGATATTTTTGGAgcaataaaattattgtatttaatatcATTGAAAATGTTATTTACACCTTACTTTTTTTGTTAGTTTCAATACTTAGAGTCACGATAATCAAGTAAAAATCATCATTTCTCTTTTCAAAGCAATCAACACTAAATAAATATCTACCtgtttatatatctatatatcgatctatttatattgatagatagatataaactcatattaaaaaaaattacattaatgaagaatctaattgattaattttgaacTACTATCTTAGTTTTTAAGACGTagaattggattttgaaaaatgcaaatgcatgttttaaaattttacagaaaaattaaaaagaaagattataagaaactaaaaatttaagataatttacTTTTTCCTAATCCTTTCCCGTAAGTATAAtgattttttcctttcttcaaactctttttaatatatgaaaaaaaaaagtttaaaaaaaaagagagaaaagcaTAGCAACTTTTCATAGATGTATATAAGTTTTGCATGTAAAATTTGCAGGATTACATTCAAGAAAATATAACCACAAAAGCCTTTCATCAAATTTGAACCTTCCAAAAtacattcttaaatttaaaataagtaaaccaaagtttttttataaagttaggaaaaaatctttaattatAACTAGGATATAACGTCTTTTATCTtctacataatatatatatatatatatatatatatatatcataaaaaaatattttccaataatTCTGAacttaaattacataattacaaatttaataagatttaaagtaaatatttaacatatgtAACTCTGTGATAAAAACTACTATAACtcattatatatcaaattaatatcaTTGTGTGATCTAAAAAGTAGTTTAAGAATAATAATGCTTTTATAAATGACATttgtctaaattattttttactattaaagattaaattataaatgtaattttatattagtctaatttcattatctaataatcattatatttttaaaacatattttttaatattttgttgttattacgtcgatttttttttctttaaatatttgagTACATGTTAGTATTCATAATATTAGTGGTTTTAGTCTTGGTTATATGTAACTTTTGTGaagtttttatgaaattttaagtagtttatagtaaatatatattcttttgtaGTTTTGAAGATATTTTGTATGGTCTATCACGATTTCACTAGCTTATGTTGTTATTGTGTTATAATTAATTCATCTACTGTTATGTATGATATACCTAAGGAGAAATTAGTAATAATAGATAAATGTGAGATTGTTTGTGAGGATAGAGAGTGGAAGTTacaaatgtatatatatatttcttttgtatttgataaattttatcctttttcaaaaaaattttatataaatcttttatgGAGGATTGTAATACataatgcatgtttctattctTGTTTATTGTCGATGTTAATTATGTAATGTTTTAATTAGAGCTGGCAAAATGGATTGCAACTCGGGAGCTAATCCGGTTCAATacgggttcgggtcgggttgggtttgaaaaaattaaatttttttatgcggatcaAATTTTAACCCTGTTCATTTAAACTCGGTTCATGTGGGTTTAACCCATGGTAGGTCGGGTTGGCCCGctaacccacctacctaatttatttttttaatttattattttatttctaaaaccctaaaaaataaaatactctcttcacttactgtgtataccaaaaaagtaactcATGCTCTCATAAGTCACTTTCACAGAACTTGCTTTCATTTACGGTGGTGTCACTCTTACTTCTCcattgaaattcttcaaggagcaggtttttttgtatgttttttgtatttgtttttggacgacatttggattatattgtactttttattattattttgaattgtcttcagtttaacatcattttttgggaataaaatttgttaaaatttgaatatagaaagtttgtaattttttctatttaaaataaaattctaattaaatgggctagtgagccaacccgtttacccaccaacctgtggtgggtcgagtCGAATTCAGATTTTTTTgacttgctaataaatgagccgggttgagttgactcaccatgtgaccaacccgtggtggatccGGCGAGGTGGAGCcaggttacccattttgacagctctagttttAATGTATAGTGTAATTATACTAATACGAGATGTTACCatgattaattaatgtaaatatgtatttaattatacaataataatttcaCACACTTAcatgttttgtattaaaatgcTTATTTCCCTTTTCATAATAACATCACACCATAAGACAAAAGGGTGCCTCAATCTACTTTTAAAATGGGACACATCAAAAGATTGGCTATGATTTCAGATGTACATTATTCCAATCACTTTTTAATCAGTCACTTTTCTTTAGGTAGAATAAAATTATCCccaaaagttattattattcatttttaataatgtaagagtaaatttaaatttaaattttatctataataaaaattaaaaattaagacatTATATAAGaaatgtttcttaattttattcatcaattaaaatgtttcttaattttatttgaaaattgattttcattttaaaagagTCCAAAGAAATTGTTGTTCTTTATGTCACTTTATTTTCATACATATTAGAGAATGAATGGAATACCACAAGGGTTACCTTTTACTTTCTTCATAGGCTGTAACAGCACTGTACTCATAGGTTTTGTAAGCTCAGTGTTCATTTCTtaactttatacttttttttttattcagaacatttttaattaacttttaactttGGAGTTAGGTAaagaactattttttaaaaaatttcttactttttacactctatatttttttaagatattatttatttttactttttcttaatacTTTTAGTTGGCAAgtattaacataaaattataactcaAGTTCAGACAAACCAACAACTAGTTTCTTCCATAGTTATGCTTAAAAGATGTAATTGGGTAGGAATAAGTCTTACTCCTGTATTTTAgattcttaatatataataggTTCTCATTTTAAAACCCAATTgagttttctttcaaaataaatacttaacaaattaatattttgtttaaatttctatatttaacgtttattttggttttaagtttttaaaacatttaagttttttttattttaagaataaaaattatttaaatatcttaactttaaaacttagaatccataacatatgagaatatttttgtctactataatccgatatatatttttaaaatgtatcaactgaaaaacagataTATNNNNNNNNNNNNNNNNNNNNNNNNNNNNNNNNNNNNNNNNNNNNNNNNNatatatatatatatatatatatatataacttttgtatcatttttttttaattttattaaatttaaaaaaccacATGATACATGGATAAATTTAGTAAACTATAGTCTACACATTGTTAAACTTGTattaagattatttattttcaaatatacaatgaaatgaatattaattttgcattttttttaaatttacaatataattccatatatctaattttaattattacaatttgtgttaaatttctCACTCTCtcaattattaaagtaaatCTAAGTACTTTAGACAGCATGAGTTGATTTTGTTGATTACATGGGGTCATTTCATACTTTCTTTGTCTATGTGATTGGTACAAcaaaaagatttataaaaaatactggAACTATGACTGTGTAAAactataagaaaacaaaattaaactcaGATTAATTTCTACATTACAGCGTTAGATTATTCTAAATCTCCTGAAATCACGCAAATCTGACAGTGTAActacaaattataaattgtttcaAAAGACAGAGAATA
This DNA window, taken from Vigna radiata var. radiata cultivar VC1973A chromosome 5, Vradiata_ver6, whole genome shotgun sequence, encodes the following:
- the LOC106762692 gene encoding uncharacterized protein LOC106762692 isoform X2 — protein: MMVRGGQCFEKLRRFARTVFFVAALVASLLVTSLPVLVAVVDVLVPCVLISSFTCVKCYGFKEHLRRYTFKSSLMDIPLVSVVRSFIIICVYSICDGPALSHGPYLGTVTLSSFISIVLLSVKACVFSVNSQIEAEATISPTRQRLHLKKSWGMPVLFLSSVVFALGHTVVAYRTSCRARRKLMFHRVDPEAKVPRSPVPSEGRTPKSDGEMKRKPFGTARDEELPLRLLADSESLFIPCQGLTLHYKLSLPGSPPLNMSSTFCSTSSVAGGLSKLNRHLTCISPKSHRQLYRSYSNQFYGSSLHAPLLDIPVTSPHLNEEIPVLHLDEIREDEDTIKLESLSSEQNVEDIGQVGIILIHGFGGGVFSWRHVMGPLARQSNCTVAAFDRPGWGLTSRLSREDWEKKELPNPYKLESQVGLLLSFCSEIGFSSVVLIGHDDGGLLALMAAQRVQSSMNSFNVTVKGVVLLNVNLSREVVPSFAKILLHTSLGKKHLVRPLLRTEITHVVNRRSWYDATKLTTEVLTLYKAPLYAEGWDEALHEICKLSSETIVSAKNADTLLQAVEDIPVLVIAGAEDSLVSMKYCQAMASKFLNSRLVAISGCGHLPHEECPMALLAAISPFINKLFNVYNSERQ
- the LOC106762692 gene encoding uncharacterized protein LOC106762692 isoform X1 — translated: MMVRGGQCFEKLRRFARTVFFVAALVASLLVTSLPVLVAVVDVLVPCVLISSFTCVKCYGFKEHLRRYTFKSSLMDIPLVSVVRSFIIICVYSICDGPALSHGPYLGTVTLSSFISIVLLSVKACVFSVNSQIEAEATISPTRQRLHLKKSWGMPVLFLSSVVFALGHTVVAYRTSCRARRKLMFHRVDPEAVLSCKNVFSGYQKVPRSPVPSEGRTPKSDGEMKRKPFGTARDEELPLRLLADSESLFIPCQGLTLHYKLSLPGSPPLNMSSTFCSTSSVAGGLSKLNRHLTCISPKSHRQLYRSYSNQFYGSSLHAPLLDIPVTSPHLNEEIPVLHLDEIREDEDTIKLESLSSEQNVEDIGQVGIILIHGFGGGVFSWRHVMGPLARQSNCTVAAFDRPGWGLTSRLSREDWEKKELPNPYKLESQVGLLLSFCSEIGFSSVVLIGHDDGGLLALMAAQRVQSSMNSFNVTVKGVVLLNVNLSREVVPSFAKILLHTSLGKKHLVRPLLRTEITHVVNRRSWYDATKLTTEVLTLYKAPLYAEGWDEALHEICKLSSETIVSAKNADTLLQAVEDIPVLVIAGAEDSLVSMKYCQAMASKFLNSRLVAISGCGHLPHEECPMALLAAISPFINKLFNVYNSERQ